A stretch of DNA from Pyxicephalus adspersus chromosome 5, UCB_Pads_2.0, whole genome shotgun sequence:
GAGCTTTGCAGGTGAGCTGTTTTCAGAAAATCGTACTCCTTATGTTATGGTTTGGTCCTTCATGTTGAAGAAGGTAGGGGATTTAAACAACTTTGCAGAGTATTGCAtgacatacaaaataaaacatctattGATGATATAATCTAAGCCTTAAGGATAATTACCTAAGTAGATGCATTGCCTTGGTGTGCTATCTGCCCGACTGAAACCAAgaaaatgacatacaaatacTTCTCGCTGCAGCTGCTATTGCAGATTACAAACTTGTTCTGTTACAtaatcatttactatttttttttacgcatttatatataatttctcTCTAAAACTATTTCCATTTTTCTTCCtagctatagttttttttagtatCCATTCATGTGTTACATTAACCATCATTTGGTGTTTATCTATctattacataaaaaacatttagaactGTGATAGAGCAGACAGAGTTTGAATCACACAGTCCCACAAGATCCCGCATAGCTCCCCAccgctggcaccttgccagctgctcaaacACTGGCACCGCAGCACTGGTTCTCAAAGAACCAATACcagcacatttgacagctggtggcagtgaacAGTACTATACCCCTACTGCCTCCCCCCATGGAGATGCTACCATGTATCCTCTTCCAAAACCCAAatgttcctggcatgaggaaaccGTAAACGCACCGTACCTTCACCACAACTGTGCACCTAGCTTAatcctaaagaaataaaatgtttacacaggtagtccccgggttacatacaagatagggactgtaggtttgttcctaaattgaatttgtatgtaagtcggaacagctatattattttaataaatgcaattaggacagatgtttgtcttaacatattattaggcagtgtggtgtcatttactgtttaaaatcttcactgtgagctaatcacaaagcaaaaaatgttcaCACAATGGGGACGCAGATGTCAGCCgggcattgccaggttacacagatgcccggctggcatcgccaggggaaaaagatgctgggcatcactggaggacaacGCGGGCACCGCCACTGGAACGTggaaaccaggtaggacttttaaactccctggcaattccaccccaagtgtgacttgggcttactgcttttggtatgaaaaatccaccccgaaccacacttgggattaccaccagggaggttaaacataaTGCCTACTAATCATATGCGCAGGTTCACACCTACCTTTTCAATGTGCAATTTTGCGCAGCTCCTTgcagctggcactttgccagtcATCTGAGCACTTGTCCGGCAgcgctggttcaaaaagaacagCTGGTGTCATTGTACTGCTACCACTCACTTCAGCCCCTACtcattccctatgggggctgccgcagggagatgATACACATAGCATCTCCCCAAGTAGCATCTTTTACTGGCATGAGGGAtaacgcaccacaacctcactgccaatgtgCATTAGCCCGATCCATCCCATTTTCACTCTTCAATTGCTTGTGACGTATTTGAGCATATTGGTGGATTTCACATAGAAAGTAGAGTTGTATCTCATgcacaggttgacattcaaaaatctggccattgataatccagtttcttcagatttctggcatgaattttagagctcattttcaaatttacactgatttctggaggcgccgtttatgttttgatggcgctgttctccagaatcagctgttgggtcttggttgcacgtgctttcctgctcattccttctcatttatttgctgctgtatagccccaatatagattcagcatccatttaaaggactgtacaggtagtctttatctgttaaatatttacagcatataaaactaaacaaaaccagaaatttttgaaaatccgTCACTCCTCCAaaaggttgccggatttttgaatgtcaacctgtacatgcAAATCAGAAGGGACAAATATTGCACACACAACAGCAGTACTTGGGGCATCTAAACAATCTAATTCTGATAAGTTGGTGCAAAACTGGCAGCAGACCTGCTAGGAAGCCATACAAAGCAGTGTGAATGTCCCAGGTGGCAGACAAATGCTGACACATGTCCTCCCATATAGAAGGAGTCTTCTGATGAGTAAATGGGACACATGTACCTGTGGTGGTGGGTATAACTGCGGCCATGTATAGGAGTTGGCAGACTGGCATGACTTGATATAAAATGGGCAGTACATAGACAGTGTCATGGATGATCTAAGCATTATTACACAGCCCTGGGTAACACTCCCTGTGGAATGGAGCAGGCTGTACCAGAAAAGTCACTTTGCTGTATATCAGTGCCTGGTCCTCGTGTAGGATGTGACAGCTTGGCATTGCCTGGCACACAGCTCAGCTCTCATCACCTGGCACCGAGGCTCCCGTGTGCAGCAGACAGCCGACCCCCTCTCCGGTGTCTCCAGCCCCCCCCCCGAGTCTGTGAAGGTCATTACAGGCAGCCAGTCGCGGTCCAATATAGCGCATGCGCCCGGGCCCGGGGACTGGCAGAGACAAGAGAGAGGCGGCACAGCCTGCTATACATAGCAGGGAGATTGGGATAAAGAGGCAATATGGCGAGGATGCCTGGCAGCGGGGACTGCAACCCGGGCACGGCAGACAGCGAACCCAGCCAGGCACGGAGCGCCCAGCACCGGCTACAGCCCGGCAGtgcaggagaagaagaagaggaggaggaggaggaggaagaagaggaggatgaggatgagatCCAGGAGGTGCGGATCACCggggatgaagaagaggaggacgatgagctgctgctgctggaagATGAGGACGAAGATGAGGAGGAGCTGGACTGGGACGAGGGGGCTCTGCTCGGGTCTCCCTATCATCACCCCCGGCTGGCAGCCCCCGTGCTCCCTCAGCCCCCGTGCTCCGGGCGGAGGATGGCAGAGGAGCCGCTGCTGCTGCGGGCCGGcgatgaaggaggaggaggcggctgCTGCGTTGGAGGAGTCGGTTCCCCGTCCGAGCGGCCCGAGAGAGCCCGGCTGAGCGAGAACACCCGGCTGGCCACCCGGTACGCCGTGCGCATCTTCCGGGAGTACCTGAGCGAGAAGGCGCAGAGCCCGGACTTTGAGAGCATGGACAAGGAAGCGCTGTGCCGGGTGCTCCGCTCCTTCTATGCCGAGGCCAGGTCCAAGAGCGGCCAGCTGTACAGCAAGTCTTCCCTCATCAGCATCCGCTCTTCCCTCAACCGCTACCTGAACGAGCCCCCGTACTGCCGCACCCTGGACCTCACCAAGGACCCCGAGCTCCGCAGTGCCAACCTCACCCTGGCCGCCGTCATCCGTAAGCTGGAGGAGCAGGGCGCCGGGCCGGTGGTGCAGAAGCAGGCCATCACCCGAGCCGACCTGAGGAAGCTGTACACGTCGTGTGTGTTCAGCGCCGCCTCCCCCTTCGGCCTCCTCAATAAGGTTTGGTTCGAGACTTGTATGTACTTCTGTACCCGGGGCCGGGAGAACCAGAGGGAGCTGGAGGAGGACTCGTTCGGCCTGGCCATGGACGAGGACGGCCGGCGCTTCGTTTACTTCAAGGCACTGGGGCCCTACCACAAGTCccgctcctcctcctcctcctcctcgtcCTGGGGTAAGAAGCAGCGAGGGGCCGGAGCTGAGGGGGATGAAGAGAACCTGCCTCGTATGTATGAGACTGGCACCGAGTTCTGCCCCTATGCCAGCTTCGTCAAATACCTGGCCAAGCGCAACCCCCTGTGCAAGGCCTTCTTCCAGAGACCCCGGGACCACTGCAACGAGGCCGACGTCACCTGGTACGAAAATAAAGCCATCGGCAAGAACCTGCTGGGCACCCGCATGCAGATGTTGTCCAAGGCGGCCAAGCTGTCCAAGACCTACACCAACCATTGTATCGGTGCCGTGTCCGTGGCCACGCTCAACAGCATTGCCGGCATCGGGACAAAACTGGGGCCCCCATACTTCTCCGACAGCGTCAATGGCGCCAGGCACAGGCCGCCCGGCAACGCTTTTATATTGCCCAAGGCCAATGGTGGAGGGGAGATGAAAAGCGAGGCTACCAAGAGACCTTTGTATGACTCCGGTCAGGCGGTATACCTGGCGGGGGATGCGGGCGCTCCTCCATCTCCAAAGAGACTCTGTGTCAGAGCTACGGAACCCGCAGACTGTGTCCTGGTTGTGTCTGTCAAGAGTGACCATCAGCCATCCTGCCCCGAAACCAACGGTCACATGGTGCTCGCCGCCTCACCTGCCGTCACCTCCCCCTCGCTGATGTCCCCCGTACAGGTAATTCAGCCTTTATCTCCTTGGGGGGTGGCGGATAAGTGATGGGGACTATCCATACTGGCCGTATACCCCGATGCCCAGCCTTGGGCACCTATCATATGGCCCTCAGATTTTACCTTACCTTTTCTAAAGCAAGTCTTCCTTTTCAAACCAAATGTGGGAGAAATGTTTTCTAAGAGGTATGTAAGGTGCTCAAATAAAGGATTTCATACAGGGGCTGTGATCTATACCAGGCTCATGTCATGTTAGCAATGACTGGGACTGTCTCCTAAAGCATGACCTCAGAACATCCATAGCATGTTCATAGCGTGTTCATAGTCCCTGTCTTCTaaagcatagttacatagtaggttaagttggaaaaagacataagtcagtcaagttcaaccattagggaaataaacacatcccagatataaaaccccataagacatagtttgtccagaggaaggcaaaagtttgctccaacagggaaaaacattcctttctgattccatgagtcCCTGGCCTATAAAGGTCCTCAGTCTGCAGAACATCTATAGTGTGTTCATAGTCCTATAGTATGCTCGGTCTTCGAAAATCTCCAGAAATGTCCCTGCTTTCCAGAACTTCTGTATCTAGTTGGTTTGTAGTCCTTGACTGTCTACTGAAGAATATTCTTAGTATATAAAAGACTATAGCATGTTCATGGTCTCTGACTGTCCCCTAAAGAGGTCCTTCATTTCTGGAACTTCTATAGCATATAGAAAATCCAAGCCATCCCCTAAGTGCTCAGGTGAACACATGTATGACacatatgcatttattatttgctgGGAGTATAGGAGGAAGGAGTAGTGATCCCATAGTTGCTTAAGTTGGAGATAAAAAATGGAGATTCACAACATTCAAACTTGTTCAGTTTGACTTCTTCCCCTTTTAGCAAATGGCTGGTGGCAATCTACTTCCACTACAGCAGAAAGTCACCTGCAGCAGCTAAAAATgcacctgaaaaataaaacaatctaagTTTCCATACACACTCAGGACAAATGAAGAAGAAACATATTTATCAGACAGCTGAGAATAATTTGTCTGGGTTAGTCCGATTTTACATATCTACAGTTTAATAATTCATTAACAGAACTTGTTAGCAAAGTGCTAACCTTACCTATTTTCTTTATATGGCCCATTTATAAAGTAGTTCACCTGACTTTCACCAACATTTACTGCAGGTATCTCAGCCTGGTGAATGTGTTTTCAATAAGGGTGAATAAATTTGTTGTCAAAGTCCCATTCACTTCATTATAAGTGTGATAATTGTAAAGAAAATGATTCTTTAGTAGAATCAGCATGGTGTCAGTTCTCTTTCCTCATCTAACTTTTATTCTCAATACATTCAGCAATGAAATGTGCACTTGTCACCACTGTATTTGGATTTTcctgtaacaatattaataataataacacatctCTGATGAAAGCTATTTGAATGCCCAGTCTTTCAAGTGTTTGTGTTGGATATTagtcagttcttttttttttttattccggAGAAAAGTTACAAAAGACTTGTTGTCTGTGAATGTTTCTGAGTATTTGATACACCTTCAAGTAAATAGGTTTCCTCAATAGAAAAACACCATTCAGTAATGATACAGACTTCTTACAGTTCTGAAAATTGAAGTCGGAACCAGCATTGTGTCTGTAATAATTAGATCCATTTATCTGGCATGGTGTTTACAGTTTACCTAAACGTGGTCACGTCGGCTGTACAAGGGAAAAGCTGGATGTTCACCTGTTGATCCTTGTATCTGCCATGCGCAGACTCTAGATGTACATTTAGCATTGGTAgtataaaagctataaaatacaGGACCTTGGGGAAAAATAACATCAGTTGAGGTTCTTTTTGTCTTGTAGTAGAGTGATACATAGTTTTGTTTCTGTCTTTCTTCTGTTTCCTTTGTAAGAAacaaagctttgttttatttttcaatgatCTTTGTAGATAAAAGACCATGTTCATATGAATGTCTTATGGATAGAGTAAGAATAGGCAGCAAAACATCAAACATctcaatatatattgcaaaagggAGATAAAGGGGTCAGGGAATATGTACTTCCATTACAATACAAAAAGTGTAGAACAAGGCTGGACACCAACTCAATTTCATTAAGGGGCTTTGATTAGCAAGTTAATACCTCTCATCAGCCACATTTAACTGGGTGTAAATATGGGCACTTTCTTTGTATTTAGGTATCTGGATTATGACATGAAAGGCAAAGTTACAATAAATTCTATGTGGAGTCCCAGGAGAGCTCTAAAGAGTTACAAAGAAATTGTTCTTCAGTATTTCTTTACATAGCAGTGTATTTAGCAGCTGTACATTTCACACTGTCACATTTCGTCTTGTTTGTTTTAGGTgcaaatcatttatattattttagttagtTTTAATTGTCTCTAAACACATTTCAATAATGTAATTCAACTTTCTATCAGATGAATGATGGAATGAATCAATGCATCCCACGACTAAGTTTCAATTGCACCTGCCAAACATAAAGCTCCTCGATCCTCTCAGTGAGTGGCATTGCCTAGATGGAACCATCACATCCACAGTTTTGTAGCAGCTTCATAAATCTCATTATCTATTATTatcaaaatcagattttttttttcccgtaTGATTGATGTAATGAACTGCACATTGGGAAATTGGTTCCTTTTAGTATGCAAGAGTCATCCActccaaaaaaacacaacatgctGGATGTTTGAAACTTTCCTTCAAGTTAGTGTAGCGAAGAGCACTTCTTTTTCAAATCAAAGATTATACAGAATCCACAAGTTAGTGAATGGGGGTAGGCAAAGGAAGTTTTAGGGCCCATTTATATTTGTCTGAATTATGTTTCTCTCCATAACATGCATGATGGTGAGCCAGCTCATTTATTTTGGGCTTCCTTTTCCAACCTCctgctgaaaatgctagtttcctggatGCTATACTGATCtactggcttcagtactttcaCATCACAGACTTGAAACAAGCATGACGATTTGGGGTTATGTTAGTCCAATTTgttattctatttgttttttccaGATCAGTGACTAGGATAACAATAAACCAGTAAAAACCAGGCTACAAGTAATAATAACAGGAGATCAGTGATTGCAGCTTCTTTATTTCTCTTAGTACTGCAGCATGGCAAATCACAAATGTCATTGCCTCTGTTCCTTATGCAACCACAATTTATTTTCACAGTAACACTTCAGGCCCCCTTGCCCCTTAACATTTTAGAACTTTTTCCAGGTGATTACAATGATTCAGCTGTGCCAGTGATGTCTTAGTAATAAGTGAGTCAATTGTTACACTTTGCTCCTGGCTTCACAGAACAGTTCTAAAAGCTACATTGGTGGTTTTTAGTTTAGGAGACTGAAACAAATGGCttgctctttttttaaacttgtgcaGGATATTATATGGACTtaatgggatatatatatatatctgatgaGATCAGTCCAATGCTTGAAAAAGTGAAATCACCTAAGAATGTTCTATATAATTAATCTCCTGCTGCTATTTAAATATATGGAGCAGTGAGGGGATCATTTGCTCAGAGCCAGTTTGGATCTATATGGTGTGTTAACACATGCAATGTTGCACCTTATTATGCATTTATTAGGGTGGCCTATTGAATATATAGGGTGGCCGATCAACGCACCCACACATctcaaaaacccttctttttccGCCTCACCTTTGTGATTGGTGTGCTGGTGTGAAGCTACCTCACCctagtgtgttggggtgccatttaaaatgaaggGTACTTTTCTATCATCACTTCAATGTTCTACTTTGCTAGCTATATGTACCAGTACTTGAAAGGTGTGCATTATCATTCAAGATATGAGTTtggagtttatttttaattgaaatataCTTTATGAGATTGTCATGgtccttaaaaaatgaaaaatggtgcTACAATGCAGGACTCTTGTGGTGTTATTTTCACCTCTTAGGTGGCATGTATTTCCTCCATTTTTCCATTTCAGCTCTGCAGCTTGCATTACTCTCTTCAACTTTCAATAAACAGTGTATTGAATGTCTGTGTCCCCTTCCACTTATCCAGTCATCCACTGACCCTTATATCACTGCCTGTGTCCTCTGTCATGGTTCATGATATCATCCACCAATCCCTATATCACTACCTTTGTCCCTTCCCACACACCATAACCTCTTTCTCTAATTCCTACACCACTGTGGAGTCCTGTAGAGGCTGGAGGAAGGAACCATAATGCGCAGCATGGAACACTCTGGGGTATATTACCTCTTTTTTTGCAggggagtgttttttttaattccttctgGGACCTAATGGGGTATTTTTGTTCTTATACAACTAATCTGCCATCCAGCAACCTCCTTCAGCAGCATTTGCATGTAAGAACTTGTACTGCTGTACTTCATCCAACTATTGTTTATAGAGGATGTGTATAATGTACCAACTGATTgatcctaataataatatagttgAAAATTATGAACCAAAAAATTTACATATATCAATTTGAATTTTGTATGTCTTATGAGGGCTGGGCAGCTTTTCAAAGAAGCAACAGAATAACTTAGGAGCCCGTTCACACCAAGTGCGCTGCATTAACATTTGTGGTACCATGTACCTTACCACAGGCATTGCACTCCAGCACACATACACAATTCACACAAGATGTGGATTacaatgtactgaaaaaaaaagatacatcgCAAGGGTTTTTTGCTGCAATGgggttcattaaaaaaagaaggaggtggagtaatcctgaaaatgtttttgaacaaTAAAGTGCATTGCTAGTGCAGTAAAGTGAGAACTGTGCTCATTTATAAGAGCTAGGGTGAAAAAACaatggtttcttttttaaataaagtagctATAGACAACCGTCACTTTCCTGGTTCATTTTGCAGGTGGCTCACAAAGAACTACAGGATTCAACCTCCTGGGATTAccagtttttagattttattaaaataaatggaaacaccTAAATATGTTAAGGAAAGTATTAAAAGCAGTTTCTTACCAGCTCACTCGTTTCTCTGAGCTGACACTCTAAATTGCTTTGCAGCACCCTAACTCGGATGCAGTCAGCAGCTGAGCATACCTCATTATCACTGCAGCATTGGCATCCAGTGTGTTCATTCTGATATTGTGAGCAGTTGGAAAACCAGACtgaaatgtttaatgtaatgTTACAGATGGACATTTCCAGAGTTCAATATTTGCACCCAGGAGGTACtttttaatttgtgatgtggtcCCCATTTGATTTAACACAGCCAGCACCTTCTGAATGTGTAGCTACCATtttcataatattgttttttctacccttttactccagggtccaaaaaaaaaaagcgattCGGActttccttggtgggaatcaattactgccaatgaaacacatggagctggaacattcccaccagggaatgtcgtATTCCCTGTTTacaaatagagccctttgtgtacATTTGTAGAAATCTACAAAGTGCTGTGATTAGTTCGTAAAGTCCATTGCGTAGGGAGCATATTGGAATTACTGCCATGTTGTAACCAGCGATTTTTTTTGTAGGCAGACAAGTGGTATAAAACCTGTATTTCATGCCATGAAAAGTAATTTCACAGGGTTCTTTATACTTCATCTTACTTggaatgtaatatatgtaatgttttccttttctcaaaCGTGTCTGctaattatatttaattcatGCAGTAATAGAGAAAAGCTCATAATTGGAAGGTACAAAGGTCTGTGAAAAGATCTAATCTCTGTAGTCTTCTCATCATTTTcttaaaaagcagaaataaagatcATTTGGATTGATAAAAATGATGTTGAATCTACTTGGCTGTTTTCTTATTGTAGGCAATAGATTTTATTGTAATTCAGTCAAATTTTGGACGTCCTAAAAATCTTTGTATGAATTGCGAACAATGCTTCTAATTGgggaaatagaaaatattttacaagacCATTGCAATGCATGCTATAACTACTATAGGGTAAAGCACTTTATGGGCTTGTAAAATAGTTAATTTGGGGCCTCCTGCCCATCAGAAGGATTCTGACACATTTGATGACCTCAACTGTAGGGATCATTGGAGTGCACATGTATATGATATGAAGATTCAGCATATGTACCTGCAGTTGTATGGTTTACTGAAACGTTTCCCTCAGTGAGGTATTGatggaatagatttattcaaatGATCAGACATTGGATTGTACATTCCTATTTTTGCTGGAGCAGATAGTATTGTGCACAGGGAATCATTGGGACCACTGATGTTTGGGCTGCAGCAAGTGTGAATGGCAGCTTAATTTGTTAAAGAGGTGGAAGTTATCAAACACGCAGTGACACACTTGATAGTTCTGCTGTTTGGGCCATGTCACTCCTGTCAGggataaaagtacattttgggTTGT
This window harbors:
- the KCTD1 gene encoding BTB/POZ domain-containing protein KCTD1 isoform X1 — protein: MARMPGSGDCNPGTADSEPSQARSAQHRLQPGSAGEEEEEEEEEEEEEDEDEIQEVRITGDEEEEDDELLLLEDEDEDEEELDWDEGALLGSPYHHPRLAAPVLPQPPCSGRRMAEEPLLLRAGDEGGGGGCCVGGVGSPSERPERARLSENTRLATRYAVRIFREYLSEKAQSPDFESMDKEALCRVLRSFYAEARSKSGQLYSKSSLISIRSSLNRYLNEPPYCRTLDLTKDPELRSANLTLAAVIRKLEEQGAGPVVQKQAITRADLRKLYTSCVFSAASPFGLLNKVWFETCMYFCTRGRENQRELEEDSFGLAMDEDGRRFVYFKALGPYHKSRSSSSSSSSWGKKQRGAGAEGDEENLPRMYETGTEFCPYASFVKYLAKRNPLCKAFFQRPRDHCNEADVTWYENKAIGKNLLGTRMQMLSKAAKLSKTYTNHCIGAVSVATLNSIAGIGTKLGPPYFSDSVNGARHRPPGNAFILPKANGGGEMKSEATKRPLYDSGQAVYLAGDAGAPPSPKRLCVRATEPADCVLVVSVKSDHQPSCPETNGHMVLAASPAVTSPSLMSPVQDTRPNMSRPLITRSPASPLNNQGIPTPAQLTKSNAPVHIDVGGHMYTSSLATLTKYPDSRIGRLFDGTEPIVLDSLKQHYFIDRDGQMFRYILNFLRTSKLLISDDFKDYTLLYEEAKYFQLQPMLLELERWKQDKEAGRFSRPCECLVVRVAPDLGERITLSGEKSLIEEVFPEIGDVMCNSVNAGWNHDSTHVIRFPLNGYCHLNSVQVLERLQQRGFEIVGSCGGGVDSSQFSEYVLRRELKRTSRAPSVIRIKQEPLD